A section of the Flavobacterium sp. CG_23.5 genome encodes:
- a CDS encoding glycosyltransferase: protein MTKKKILFLGESYRADAITWMNGLKEFGDFEIITWELKMPNNCIHNRILRVFEIELAYFKIKKVIKLHQPDMVIAERTTSYGFLAALSGVKPVAIAQQGRTDLWPENSISLPLKRLIQHYAFQKADLIHAWGPAMTISMRKANVDMNKVLVLPKGIDLAKFENKNNSDPEKICAIVTRSLLPEYRHEIILKSFAILKEKGIDFLLTIIGDGTQLQYLKELAKKLNIEEKVHFTGRIPNTELPKLLQQSNIYISMPITEGVSASLFEAMACNCYPVVTDIIGNQSWITHRENGLLIPVDDFKILAEELVWSFENSEHRNKAVLKNRKFVEENANYNTNMKIIADKYHQLINTNSPK, encoded by the coding sequence ATGACAAAAAAGAAAATACTTTTTCTAGGGGAATCCTACAGAGCGGATGCCATCACATGGATGAATGGTCTGAAAGAATTTGGCGATTTTGAAATTATCACTTGGGAATTAAAAATGCCAAATAATTGTATTCATAACCGAATTTTAAGGGTTTTCGAAATTGAATTAGCTTATTTTAAAATAAAGAAGGTTATCAAATTGCATCAACCAGATATGGTAATTGCCGAAAGAACCACCAGTTATGGATTTCTTGCTGCCTTATCCGGAGTTAAACCTGTCGCAATAGCGCAACAAGGCAGAACCGATTTGTGGCCTGAAAATTCCATTTCATTACCATTAAAAAGGCTTATTCAACATTATGCCTTTCAAAAAGCAGATTTGATCCACGCTTGGGGCCCCGCAATGACAATTTCGATGCGGAAAGCCAATGTAGATATGAATAAAGTTTTGGTATTACCAAAAGGAATAGATTTGGCAAAATTCGAAAATAAAAATAATTCTGATCCCGAAAAAATTTGCGCCATTGTAACCCGCTCTTTATTGCCGGAATACCGTCATGAGATTATTCTAAAGTCTTTTGCTATTTTAAAAGAAAAAGGGATAGATTTCCTACTCACTATTATTGGAGATGGAACTCAACTTCAATACTTAAAAGAATTAGCAAAAAAATTAAATATAGAAGAGAAAGTCCATTTCACGGGAAGAATTCCAAATACAGAATTACCAAAATTATTACAACAATCTAATATTTATATCAGCATGCCAATAACAGAAGGAGTTTCAGCCTCTTTATTTGAAGCAATGGCCTGCAATTGTTATCCAGTTGTAACCGATATAATAGGAAATCAAAGTTGGATTACCCACCGAGAAAACGGTCTATTGATTCCCGTTGATGATTTCAAAATACTCGCTGAAGAATTAGTATGGTCATTTGAAAATAGTGAACATAGAAATAAAGCTGTTCTGAAAAACAGGAAATTTGTGGAAGAAAATGCCAATTACAATACAAACATGAAAATTATTGCTGATAAATACCACCAATTAATCAACACAAACAGCCCCAAGTAA
- a CDS encoding DUF2461 domain-containing protein, with product MLSKDTLQFLDDLKANNNRDWFLDNKKRYEAFKKDYQQLVGDLLDAMKPLDPSLEMLEVKNCTFRINRDIRFSKDKTPYKSHLGVWLSSGAKGVNRSGYYLHLEKGASFIAGGLYCPEAEDLKKMRKEIAYFHDDLEAILDEKNFKKEFKDFDRNEKNTLKNPPRGYEKEHPAIEFLKLKSFESSQRIDISEITKKDFVAVMSKKLIALKPLNDFINRALTSDE from the coding sequence ATGCTTTCAAAAGACACGTTACAATTTCTGGATGATTTAAAAGCCAACAACAATAGAGATTGGTTTTTGGACAATAAAAAAAGATACGAAGCTTTCAAAAAAGATTATCAACAATTAGTTGGCGATTTACTTGATGCTATGAAGCCATTGGATCCCTCGCTAGAAATGCTTGAAGTCAAAAATTGTACTTTCAGAATCAATCGCGACATTCGGTTTTCAAAGGACAAAACTCCTTATAAATCGCATCTGGGCGTTTGGCTTTCTTCGGGAGCAAAAGGCGTCAATCGCTCAGGTTATTATCTTCATTTAGAAAAAGGAGCCAGTTTTATTGCTGGTGGATTATATTGTCCCGAAGCAGAAGATTTGAAAAAAATGCGCAAAGAAATTGCCTATTTCCACGATGATTTAGAAGCAATTCTCGACGAGAAAAATTTCAAAAAAGAGTTTAAAGATTTTGATCGAAATGAAAAAAATACATTAAAAAACCCACCGCGAGGATACGAAAAAGAACATCCAGCTATTGAATTTCTCAAACTGAAAAGTTTTGAATCCTCTCAAAGAATTGATATTTCGGAAATAACAAAAAAAGATTTTGTCGCAGTAATGAGTAAAAAACTCATTGCGTTAAAACCGCTAAATGATTTTATCAATAGGGCGCTAACTTCTGATGAATAA